In Vibrio bathopelagicus, the following are encoded in one genomic region:
- a CDS encoding DMT family transporter: MSFSLMAIGARELSGNISTYQVLLVRSVIGLCVVSFLIFASQKKELFSTKRLRLHCLRNVFHFGGQFGWFVGIGLLPLSEVFALEFTVPLWTALLASLFLGESLTLKKMMAIALGLLGVVIIVQPTQDVISVGAIIVLCAALCYAVAHTSTKSLASTEAPLTILFYMCLIQLPIGLVLSWQTWKTPSALESAWLSLVALSALSAHYCLTKAMKNAEVTLVMILDFFRLPVIAVVGILLYDEPLTLALIIGGVVMLLGNLLVTYKGSRHPS; the protein is encoded by the coding sequence ATGTCATTCAGCTTGATGGCCATCGGAGCGCGAGAGCTCAGTGGTAACATCAGCACTTATCAAGTATTGCTTGTACGAAGTGTCATTGGTTTGTGCGTCGTATCATTTCTGATCTTCGCGTCTCAGAAAAAGGAACTGTTTTCAACAAAGCGACTCCGCCTTCATTGCCTACGTAATGTCTTCCACTTTGGTGGGCAATTTGGCTGGTTTGTTGGAATTGGATTACTTCCTCTTTCGGAAGTGTTTGCGCTTGAATTCACCGTCCCACTTTGGACTGCTCTGTTAGCGAGTCTCTTTTTGGGAGAAAGCCTGACACTCAAGAAAATGATGGCGATTGCATTAGGGTTGCTAGGTGTTGTCATCATTGTTCAACCGACACAAGATGTTATAAGTGTTGGCGCTATTATCGTATTGTGTGCAGCGTTGTGTTACGCGGTCGCGCATACGTCGACCAAATCTTTAGCCAGTACCGAAGCTCCGCTGACCATCCTGTTCTACATGTGTTTAATTCAACTGCCGATAGGCTTGGTTCTATCTTGGCAAACGTGGAAAACACCCTCAGCATTAGAATCAGCTTGGCTGTCGCTCGTCGCCCTGTCTGCACTATCAGCTCATTATTGTTTGACCAAAGCCATGAAGAACGCTGAAGTGACTCTGGTGATGATACTCGACTTCTTTAGGCTGCCTGTTATCGCAGTTGTTGGGATTCTCTTGTATGACGAACCGTTAACGCTGGCTCTGATCATTGGTGGTGTGGTGATGCTGCTGGGTAATCTACTCGTAACCTACAAAGGCAGTCGTCATCCTTCATAG
- a CDS encoding NifB/NifX family molybdenum-iron cluster-binding protein, protein MLYAVPCRDLYVGNHFSRSPQIAIVDERQQIKHLIPLVESDSPCNKKKQWISVLRSYDVKSVVVRHIGKKMLAHLFNNDIRVFASKGKAEVATLDFNNLQEVTGLGYGRESRNSGCSHRTCGEKGDKNETSILTPQSNRFSVIRGVRK, encoded by the coding sequence ATGTTATACGCAGTACCTTGCCGCGACCTTTATGTCGGCAACCATTTTTCTCGTTCTCCGCAGATAGCCATTGTCGATGAGCGACAACAAATCAAGCATCTTATCCCTTTGGTTGAGTCTGACTCGCCCTGCAATAAAAAGAAGCAATGGATCTCTGTCCTCCGTTCTTACGATGTGAAATCTGTAGTTGTCCGTCACATAGGTAAGAAGATGCTGGCGCACTTGTTCAATAACGATATTCGCGTATTTGCATCTAAAGGAAAGGCGGAAGTTGCTACTCTGGATTTCAATAATCTGCAAGAAGTCACTGGCCTCGGTTATGGTCGCGAGTCGCGAAATAGCGGATGTAGTCATAGAACGTGCGGCGAGAAAGGAGACAAGAACGAAACGTCGATTCTCACGCCACAGTCGAACAGGTTCAGTGTTATTCGAGGTGTCCGTAAATGA
- the nqrM gene encoding (Na+)-NQR maturation NqrM translates to MTLLFTLLGFVGIVFLMAIGVIFSRKPIKGSCGGLAQLDIERECNCKDVCEGQSRKLYQITEPSN, encoded by the coding sequence ATGACGTTGTTATTCACGCTACTGGGTTTTGTTGGAATCGTCTTTCTGATGGCAATAGGTGTGATTTTTTCACGTAAGCCAATCAAAGGCAGTTGTGGAGGGCTCGCGCAGTTAGATATTGAGCGCGAATGCAACTGTAAGGATGTGTGCGAAGGGCAAAGCCGAAAGCTGTATCAGATTACTGAGCCATCAAATTAA